A single genomic interval of Coccidioides posadasii str. Silveira chromosome 1, complete sequence harbors:
- a CDS encoding uncharacterized protein (EggNog:ENOG410PUE5), producing the protein MTPLLPQRRHQSSLEGIINFSGPKPFAVDERAGARRRFYDIINHFDTTDNDKRVGYRRPRFVRYTYEYSRSELSQDTFLRAFFEFMKLDVAGEEDIDFLDEDVENQLGKNLITFADFLLDNFFLPLKASGRHTPQPSPAHLSAIQRAQGGIHEFTGTPDRISVLRGSCLVRDRHRCVISRKFDQQEAIIRLTQDGNNAQDDEGNLLRGQLSMILEVAHILPHSLTQANANCLLDDSKKAALMILNMFDCNVSHLMDGNNIDRPFNAMSLTRDLHTHFGNFAVFFEAVPGQAHTYQINTFLPPPEFYKISLLLAHFISLMTDQ; encoded by the exons ATGACACCCCTATTACCCCAGCGTCGCCATCAGTCATCCCTTGAGGGcatcatcaatttttccGGCCCTAAACCCTTCGCAGTGGATGAACGGGCTGGGGCTCGGCGCAGATTTTATGATATTATTAACCATTTCGACACAACAGATAATGACAAAAGGGTTGGATACAGGCGCCCTCGATTTGTCCGCTATACCTATGAATACTCGCGCTCTGAGTTATCACAAGATACATTTCTACGCGCCTTCTTCGAATTTATGAAGCTAGATGTCGCTGgggaagaagatattgacttTCTTGATGAAGACGTGGAGAATCAACTGGGCAAGAACTTGATCACATTTGCAGACTTCCTGCTAGATAACTTCTTTCTACCAC TCAAAGCTTCTGGCCGGCACACTCCACAGCCCTCCCCTGCACATCTTTCAGCCATCCAAAGAGCACAAGGAGGAATACATGAATTTACTGGGACACCTGACCGAATATCAGTCCTTCGAGGTTCTTGCCTTGTCCGTGACCGCCATCGCTGTGTGATCTCGCGCAAATTTGATCAGCAGGAGGCAATAATTCGTTTGACACAAGATGGCAATAATGCCCAAGATGATGAAGGGAACCTGCTTCGGGGACAGTTATCCATGATTTTAGAAGTGGCCCATATACTCCCACATTCTCTGACACAAGCAAATGCAAATTGTCTATTA GATGATTCCAAAAAAGCAGCACTCATGATTCTCAACATGTTTGATTGCAATGTTTCACATCTTATGGATGGTAACAATATTGACCGGCCATTTAACGCTATGAGTCTTACTCGTGATCTCCACACCCATTTTGGCAATTTtgctgttttctttgaagcTGTTCCTGGCCAGGCGCATACCTACCAAATCAATACTTTTCTCCCCCCCCCGGAATTTTACAAGATCTCCCTGTTACTCGCACATTTTATCTCACTAATGACCGATCAATAG
- the ERG24_1 gene encoding erg24, C-14 sterol reductase (EggNog:ENOG410PFWY~COG:I~TransMembrane:7 (i12-32o75-93i114-135o147-168i244-263o283-301i313-332o)): MARQKPKYEFGGPPGATAIVLGLPVLMNFLYFTCNDVTGCPAPALLDIRTLTWESLKSQIPWPRDGILGFASWKATKWTLAYYLLSLVLYRVLPAQEVYGTKLRESGRPLKYRFNAFYATIVQLAACAVGTYLYGANFVVWTFITDNYLQILTANIIIAYVLSVYVYIGSFGVKPGNSEMRELARGGHTGNMIYDFYIGRELNPRITLPFIGEVDLKAWFEMRPGLTGWALLNLAFVAKQYRTYGYVTDSIFIITAVQGYYVLEGQYAETGILGMMDITTDGLGFMLSFGDIVWVPFLYSTQCRYLSVYPVQLGWMGLVAVSTVFAIGLYIFRAANGQKNTFRTNPNHPSVAGMSYIQTKRGTRLLTAGWWGVARHINYFGDWTQSLPFSLPTAFAGYLIFPANSHVADVGVTKMLDGREVIQGAARGWGTLYTYFYAVWFATMLIHRERRDDAACAEKYGDDWDKYKKVVKWRIVPGIY; encoded by the exons ATGGCCAGACAGAAACCCAAGTATGAATTCGGGGGCCC TCCAGGGGCCACTGCTATCGTCCTTGGCCTTCCAGTGCTGATGAATTTTCTCTATTTCACCTGCAATGATGTGACCGGCTGTCCAGCACCAGCTCTTCTAGATATCCGCACTCTTACCTGGGAAAGCTTAAAGTCGCAAATCCCGTGGCCACGGGATGGCATCTTGGGTTTCGCGAGCTGGAAAGCTACAAAGTGGACGCTAGCTTATTATCTGCTCAGCTTGGTCCTGTATCGGGTGCTTCCGGCTCAGGAGGTATACGGGACCAAATTGCGCGAGTCTGGCCGTCCGCTTAAATACCGCTTCAATG CTTTCTATGCCACCATTGTCCAATTGGCCGCATGCGCGGTCGGCACCTACCTCTATGGTGCGAACTTCGTCGTTTGGACATTCATCACCGACAACTACTTGCAAATTCTGACCGCTAATATCATCATCGCCTATGTCCTTTCGGTGTACGTCTACATTGGTAGTTTTGGTGTGAAACCTGGTAACAGCGAGATGCGAGAACTTGCCAGGGGAGGCCACACTGGAAATATGATCTACGATTTTTACATTGGACGTGAACTAAATCCCCGAATCACGCTCCCCTTCATTGGCGAAGTTGATCTCAAGGCCTGGTTCGAGATGCGTCCCGGTCTGACCGGTTGGGCGTTACTCAACCTAGCCTTCGTTGCTAAGCAATACCGTACGTACGGCTACGTAACCGACAGCATCTTTATCATAACGGCGGTGCAGGGCTATTACGTACTCGAGGGTCAGTATGCGGAAACAGGCATTCTGGGCATGATGGACATCACCACGGACGGACTAGGATTTATGCTCAGTTTCGGGGATATCGTTTGGGTGCCGTTCTTGTACTCGACCCAGTGTCGCTATCTCTCAGTCTACCCGGTACAACTGGGGTGGATGGGACTCGTCGCAGTTAGTACTGTGTTCGCCATCGGCCTGTATATCTTCCGCGCCGCCAACGGCCAGAAAAACACCTTTCGCACTAATCCCAATCACCCTAGCGTCGCGGGCATGTCGTACATACAAACAAAGAGAGGCACAAGGCTACTCACTGCCGGATGGTGGGGAGTCGCACGGCATATTAATTACTTTGGGGACTGGACGCAGTCATTGCCTTTTAGTCTCCCGACAGCTTTTGCGGGCTACCTCATTTTTCCAGCCAATAGCCACGTTGCAGATGTGGGTGTCACTAAGATGCTCGATGGCCGGGAGGTGATCCAGGGCGCCGCACGAGGGTGGGGCACTCTTTATACGTATTTCTACGCTGTGTGGTTTGCCACTATGCTCATTCATCGTGAACGGAGAGACGATGCCGCCTGTGCAGAGAAGTATGGCGATGACTGGGACAAGTACAAAAAGGTTGTGAAATGGAGAATCGTTCCCGGCATCTATTAG
- a CDS encoding uncharacterized protein (EggNog:ENOG410PKW7~COG:G,Q) — protein sequence MMAEPYKLRWGMMATGGIVKKFTRDLLIDPALRSSGDISHTVSAVASSTSKARAEQFIAELGLPAPCAAYGSYEELVKDPCVDVVYVATPHSHHFQNAMLALEHGKHVLCEKAFTVNAAQAKILVETARKKELFLMEAVWTRYFPLCVEIRELVKRGEIGEVLRVIADTSAGSDLEKDWSLDHRMVNINLAGGALLDLGIYSLTWAFQILYHTLPPSDRAAPSAISSQITKHPATGADESTSILLEFPRSTPSGKLKSHAVAMTSIRVSIDPDEEGTAGPSVRIQGTNGEIQVYGDPYHPKRYKIIPRKIVGQLVKAVKQVDAVFPGNGRGMYWEADEVARCLRDGKLESETMPLSESLVIMEVMDEVRRQGGLAYPEKIESTQYPLQL from the exons ATGATGGCGGAACCGTATAAGCTACGTTGGGGAATGATGG CGACGGGTGGTATTGTCAAAA AATTCACGCGCGACCTCCTCATCGACCCCGCTCTCCGCAGCTCAGGAGACATTTCCCACACAGTTAGCGCCGTAGCATCATCTACGTCCAAAGCGCGCGCGGAGCAGTTCATCGCCGAACTCGGACTGCCCGCTCCCTGCGCTGCATATGGATCCTACGAAGAATTGGTCAAAGACCCGTGCGTCGATGTCGTCTACGTCGCAACTCCCCACTCCCATCATTTTCAGAATGCCATGCTTGCCCTGGAGCATGGGAAACATGTCCTTTGTGAGAAAGCGTTCACGGTGAATGCGGCTCAGGCGAAGATCTTGGTGGAAACGGCAAGGAAGAAAGAGCTGTTTCTGATGGAAGCGGTGTGGACAAGGTATTTCCCACTTTGTGTGGAGATTAGGGAGCTGGTGAAGAGAGGGGAGATTGGGGAGGTGCTGAGAGTGATAGCGGATACGAGCGCAGGGAGTGATTTAGAGAAGGATTGGAGTCTGGATCATAGGATGGTTAACATAAATCTTGCAGGTGGTGCACTACTTGATC TGGGTATCTACTCATTAACCTGGGCTTTCCAGATTCTCTACCATACACTCCCACCGTCAGACCGCGCTGCTCCTTCTGCGATATCCTCTCAAATCACCAAGCACCCCGCTACCGGAGCCGATGAATCTACGTCTATTTTACTTGAGTTCCCCCGGTCCACACCATCAGGGAAACTCAAAAGCCATGCCGTTGCCATGACGAGCATCCGCGTGTCCATTGACCCAGATGAAGAAGGCACTGCAGGCCCGTCAGTCCGTATTCAAGGCACAAATGGTGAGATCCAAGTCTATGGCGATCCTTACCATCCCAAAAGATATAAGATTATACCACGAAAGATTGTAGGTCAGCTTGTGAAAGCTGTGAAACAGGTTGACGCTGTGTTCCCAGGGAATGGACGGGGAATGTACTGGGAAGCTGATGAAGTGGCTAGATGTCTGAGGGATGGAAAGCTGGAAAGCGAAACCATGCCTTTATCAGAGAGTTTGGTGATTATGGAGGTCATGGATGAGGTGCGGAGGCAGGGAGGGTTGGCGTACCCGGAAAAAATTGAGTCAACGCAGTATCCACTGCAACTTTGA
- a CDS encoding uncharacterized protein (EggNog:ENOG410QE1P~COG:A~BUSCO:6561at33183), which produces MSGLASDEVAEDYKNSLEDLTTNDKFQISNLTVIAKENTEHAMAISRVLENHIRTTPPSQKLPALYVVDSVVKNVGTPYTLFLGRNLYQTFMNAYTLVDSQTRKKLDEMLKTWKEPVPGSLDSRPVFPVEITRTIENALIKARTAALQQQQARQQQEIRSRTRGVATPPPAWKQAATLPQTAAQYTSSSGQPQHANGQIHSDPYQARYAQTAPPQYPPAAQQQYPYSQSYSEGVDLASLHRDIDNLILSARSDFANKPLDTAVQQRLKALLDLQSILQQQKLPQEQLKLIRDQVSKLSASAPAAPITPAALPLPPITTSAVPTPPLLATHTPQPNIQALLHPNTLAELIKATANPQSRTPPPPQAQVFSQQTLVSTSSTPTTATPALSENPLIASLRARGLLPPAPGAPASQPAPSLPFILPGQNGYTPSTTPQLPTPTQTNIKINVQMSSASIKVPRPNLIFRLYEEKSNRCGTCGRRFAANDEGKEKKARHLDWHFKTNLRMNEASKRGQSRSWYVDERDWIKSRDYDDDVDLTDAASTSAGKSTGQDGATKQAPQQRWIHAPNDAALRNTPCPICQEHFESTWSEEAQDWIWRDAIKVGSRVYHASCYSELTKDGAAAPPGSLTPVGRTSTPDSVLGKRKAEDIDSPGSNVRIKTEPVS; this is translated from the exons ATGTCTGGACTCGCCTCGGATGAAGTCGCTGAGGACTACAAGAACTCCCTTGAAGACCTGACGACGAACGACAAATTCCAGATTAGCAATTTAACTGTCATTGCTAAGGAAAACACTGAACATGCGATGGCCATATCCAGGGTCCTGGAAAATCATATACGGACA ACCCCCCCTTCGCAAAAGCTACCGGCTCTTTACGTAGTTGACTCGGTCGTCAAGAACGTAGGGACTCCCTACACTTTATTCTTAGGACGCAACCTCTACCAGACTTTCATGAATGCGTATACCCTTGTCGATTCCCAGACTCGGAAAAAACTAGACGAGATGTTAAAGACGTGGAAGGAACCTGTTCCAGGGTCCTTGGACTCCAGGCCTGTGTTTCCTGTTGAAATCACCCGCACTATCGAGAACGCTCTGATTAAAGCAAGGACAGCGGCCCTTCAGCAACAACAGGCAAGACAGCAGCAGGAGATTCGCAGCCGTACCCGTGGGGTTGCTACTCCTCCTCCGGCATGGAAGCAAGCTGCCACCCTACCCCAAACTGCAGCTCAATATACGTCGTCTTCCGGTCAGCCACAGCATGCTAACGGTCAGATTCAT TCGGATCCATACCAAGCGAGATACGCACAAACTGCTCCCCCTCAGTATCCTCCAGCTGCACAGCAACAATACCCGTACAGCCAGTCGTATTCAGAGGGTGTTGATCTGGCTTCTTTGCATCGCGATATCGACAACTTGATCTTGAGCGCACGGAGCGACTTTGCTAACAAGCCTCTTGATACCGCTGTCCAACAGCGGCTTAAGGCGCTTTTAGATCTACAAAGCATTCTCCAGCAACAAAAGCTACCACAAGAGCAACTAAAACTTATTCGCGATCAGGTCTCCAAACTTTCAGCATCGGCACCAGCAGCACCCATAACTCCAGCTGCCTTACCCCTTCCGCCGATTACCACATCAGCTGTCCCAACACCGCCGCTCCTGGCGACTCATACTCCTCAACCAAATATCCAGGCCCTATTACACCCAAATACTCTGGCAGAGCTTATTAAAGCCACCGCAAATCCCCAAAGTCGTACTCCTCCACCACCTCAGGCTCAAGTATTTTCTCAACAAACCCTTGTCAGTACATCTAGTACACCCACAACCGCAACTCCGGCGCTCAGTGAAAACCCCTTAATTGCCTCCCTTAGAGCACGCGGCCTTCTTCCACCGGCGCCCGGTGCTCCTGCATCCCAGCCAGCCCCCAGTCTTCCATTCATTCTTCCTGGTCAAAACGGATATACCCCAAGCACAACTCCACAATTACCGACTCCTACTCAAACAAATATCAAAATTAATGTGCAAATGAGCTCGGCATCTATCAAAGT GCCCCGCCCAAATCTTATTTTCCGCCTCTatgaagaaaaatcaaatcGTTGCGGAACGTGTGGGCGTCGTTTTGCGGCTAATGATGAAgggaaggagaagaaagctCGGCATTTGGACTGGCATTTCAAAACCAATCTACGCATGAACGAAGCATCCAAACGTGGCCAAAGTCGTAGTTGGTACGTAGATGAGAGA GACTGGATTAAATCCCGCGActatgatgatgatgtcgaTTTAACCGATGCCGCATCTACTTCGGCCGGTAAATCAACAGGCCAGGATGGAGCAACGAAACAGGCCCCCCAGCAACGATGGATTCATGCACCAAACGACGCAGCGCTGCGAAATACCCCGTGTCCAATTTGTCAGGAGCATTTTGAGTCAACGTGGTCGGAAGAAGCGCAGGATTGGATATGGAGGGATGCGATTAAAGTGGGTAGTCGTGTATATCATGCCAGTTGTTATTCAGAGCTCACAAAGGATGGAGCTGCTGCTCCTCCCGGCTCACTAACCCCAGTTGGGCGGACATCCACTCCCGATTCTGTTTTAGGGAAACGCAAGGCAGAG GACATTGACTCTCCTGGATCTAATGTTAGAATAAAAACGGAACCGGTTTCTTGA
- a CDS encoding uncharacterized protein (EggNog:ENOG410PJSS~COG:S): protein MIHHMLLTAMEGKLFLAPISSGVKRVIDLGTGTGIWAIDFGEKYPSAEVIGNDLSPTQPSLVPPNVRFIVEDFEEEWVYQPNYFDFIHVRWLAGSTKDYLKLINQCYKHLAPGGWVELQDWNPKPYSTDGSLKGTALEKYYDEVINAFTKTGYAVNVGPFLERWLREAGFEDIVVKKFLVPIGTWPKDKYYKKIGTWTLLQFDSGGFEAGAMAVLTRFSGWTEEQVKDLSAKARSDMRNRNVHGMFDFYAVYGRKPE, encoded by the exons ATGATTCACCACATGCTGCTAACAGCCATGGAGGGCAAATTGTTTCTGGCACCGATTTCATCAGGCGTGAAAAGAGTGATTGATcttgggaccgggacgggaatttGGGCTATCGACTTCG GTGAAAAGTACCCGTCTGCAGAG GTTATTGGAAACGACCTGAGTCCTACCCAGCCAAGCCT TGTCCCTCCGAACGTCCGTTTCATTGTTGAAGACTTCGAAGAAGAATGGGTCTACCAACCCAATTACTTCGACTTTATACACGTTAGGTGGCTAGCCGGATCCACTAAGGACTATCTTAAGCTAATAAATCAGTGTTACAA ACACCTTGCGCCTGGAGGATGGGTTGAACTTCAGGATTGGAACCCTAAGCCCTACTCGACAGATGGGTCCTTGAAAGGCACTGCTCTGGAAAAGTACTATGATGAAGTTATCAATGCGTTCACTAAGACAGGATATGCCGTGAATGTCGGCCCGTTTCTTGAACGGTGGCTTCGCGAAGCCGGATTTGAGGATATTGTTGTCAAAAAATTCTTGGTACCGATTGGAACCTGGCCGAAAGATAAATACTAT AAAAAGATCGGCACGTGGACTCTGCTCCAGTTTGATTCCGGCGGGTTCGAAGCGGGTGCTATGGCTGTTTTAACGAGATTTTCGGGCTGGACAGAGGAACAAGTAAAAGATCTTTCTGCTAAGGCCAGGAGTGACATGCGTAACCGTAATGTTCATGGCATGTTTGACTT TTATGCCGTCTATGGCCGAAAACCGGAATGA
- the ADK1 gene encoding Adenylate kinase (EggNog:ENOG410PG6Q~COG:F~BUSCO:11087at33183) — MAPTKDETVDSLKSIIRDLEARVVQLEQKLVHGEGSSKVNSLADGMRMVLMGPPGAGKGTQAPKIKDKYCICHLATGDMLRSQVQKQTELGKQAKKIMDQGGLVSDDIMVNMIKHELETNQECRNGFILDGFPRTVKQAEKLDEMLNARHQKLQHAVELRIDDELLVSRITGRLIHPASGRSYHKIFNPPKVPMTDDITGEPLIQRSDDNVEALKKRLVTYHSQTAPVVGYYKSTGIWKGIDASQEPGQVWKSLLQVFEKK; from the exons ATGGCACCAACCAAAGATGAAACCGTTGATAGCCTGAAGAGCATCATCCGCGACCTTGAAGCTCGTGTTGTCCAATTGGAGCAGAAGCTCGTCCATGGAGAGGGTAGCTCGAAGGTCAATTCGCTCGCCGATGGTATGCGAATGGTGTTGATGGGTCCTCCTGGTGCCG GAAAGGGAACACAGGCACCCAAGATCAAGGATAAATACTGCATATGCCACCTC GCAACTGGTGATATGCTCCGATCCCAAGTCCAGAAACAGACGGAGTTGGGAAAACAAGCCAAGAAGATCATGGATCAGGGAGGGCTTGTCAGTGATGACATTATGGTGAACATGATCAAGCACGAGCTTGAGACAAACCAGGAATGTCGCAACGG CTTCATTTTGGATGGTTTCCCACGCACGGTTAAACAAGCTGAAAAGTTAGACGAGATGCTTAACGCTCGTCACCAGAAGCTTCAGCACGCTGTCGAGCTCCGGATCGACGATGAGCTCCTTGTGTCCAGGATAACAGGGCGGTTGATTCACCCCGCTTCCGGCAGATCCTACCACAAAATATTCAACCCTCCAAAAGTCCCAATGACTGACGACATCACTGGCGAACCCCTGATTCAGCGCTCAGATGACAACGTCGAGGCATTGAAGAAACGCTTAGTTACATACCATTCCCAAACCGCCCCTGTCGTCGGCTATTACAAGTCTACCGGTATCTGGAAGGGAATCGATGCCAGCCAAGAGCCTGGCCAGGTATGGAAGAGTCTTTTGCAAGTCTTTGAAAAGAAATGA
- the RPN8 gene encoding proteasome regulatory particle subunit (BUSCO:390518at4751~EggNog:ENOG410PHXE~COG:O~MEROPS:MER0030134~BUSCO:10566at33183), with protein sequence MPATTADTLSLVTRTVSVAPLVLLSVADHYGRTAKGTRRRVVGVLLGQNDGKNVRVSNSFAVPFEEDDKDPSVWFLDHNFVESMNDMFKKINAREKLIGWYHSGPKLRASDLEVNELFKRYTPNPLLVIIDVQPKEVGVPTDAYFAVEEIKDDGTTTSKTFVHTPSIIEAEEAEEIGVEHLLRDIRDVAVGTLSTRITSQLQSLQGLHLRLRDIGQYLQKVLDRELPVNHAILGNLQDIFNLLPNLAAAKQRSSGNASEQPQIENTELARAMNMKTNDQLMSIYISSLIRAITAFHDLIENKIQNRQQQEEQEAKLEEGKDEKAVTNGNTEEKKKNNSEAKDESDSSKNKKKG encoded by the exons ATGCCGGCCACCACCGCCGACACCCTCTCCTTAGTGACTCGTACCGTCTCTGTTGCTCCCCTTGTCCTTCTTTCAGTCGCAGATCATTACGGACGGACAGCGAAGGGCACCCGAAGACGAGTAGTTGGTGTTTTGCTAGGGCAGAATGATGGCAAGAATGTTCGGGTATCAAACAGTTTTGCGG TGCCATTTGAAGAAGACGACAAAGATCCATCTGTTTGGTTCTTAGATCATAATTTTGTGGAGTCGATGAATGATATGTTTAAAAAGATTAATGCACGGGAAAAGCTTATTGGATGGTACCATTCTGGCCCCAAGTTGAGGGCATCTGACCTAGAGGTCAATGAGCTGTTCAAACGATACACGCCGAATCCCTTACTAGTAATCATTGACGTACAGCCAAAGGAAGTTGGCGTGCCCACTGACGCATACTTTGCTGTGGAAGAAATCAAAGAT GACGGAACAACCACATCGAAAACCTTCGTTCATACCCCATCAATAATTGAGGCGGAAGAAGCGGAAGAAATTGGTGTAGAGCACCTTCTTAGGGACATCCGTGACGTTGCAGTTGGCACCCTCTCAACCCGGATCACTTCTCAGCTTCAGTCATTACAAGGATTGCACTTAAGGTTACGCGACATTGGCCAATATCTACAAAAGGTCCTGGATCGTGAACTGCCTGTTAATCATGCTATCCTAGGCAATCTTCAGGATATATTCAACCTCCTCCCCAACCTTGCAGCGGCCAAACAACGCTCGTCAGGGAACGCATCGGAACAACCACAAATTGAGAATACAGAACTTGCGCGCGCCATGAACATGAAGACCAATGACCAACTTATGTCGATATATATCAGCAGTCTGATCCGCGCGATCACTGCTTTCCATGATTTGATCGAGAACAAAATCCAGAATCGGCAGCAACAAGAGGAGCAAGAGGCGAAATTAGAAGAAGGCAAGGATGAGAAGGCGGTGACAAATGGCAACacagaggaaaagaagaagaataatagCGAGGCAAAAGATGAGTCCGACAGCTCgaagaataaaaagaaggGATGA
- a CDS encoding uncharacterized protein (EggNog:ENOG410PKW7~COG:G,Q) produces MTCTATGGIVKKFTRDLLIDPALRSSGDISHTVSAVASSTSKARAEQFIAELGLPAPCAAYGSYEELVKDPCVDVVYVATPHSHHFQNAMLALEHGKHVLCEKAFTVNAAQAKILVETARKKELFLMEAVWTRYFPLCVEIRELVKRGEIGEVLRVIADTSAGSDLEKDWSLDHRMVNINLAGGALLDLGIYSLTWAFQILYHTLPPSDRAAPSAISSQITKHPATGADESTSILLEFPRSTPSGKLKSHAVAMTSIRVSIDPDEEGTAGPSVRIQGTNGEIQVYGDPYHPKRYKIIPRKIVGQLVKAVKQVDAVFPGNGRGMYWEADEVARCLRDGKLESETMPLSESLVIMEVMDEVRRQGGLAYPEKIESTQYPLQL; encoded by the exons ATGACATGCACAGCGACGGGTGGTATTGTCAAAA AATTCACGCGCGACCTCCTCATCGACCCCGCTCTCCGCAGCTCAGGAGACATTTCCCACACAGTTAGCGCCGTAGCATCATCTACGTCCAAAGCGCGCGCGGAGCAGTTCATCGCCGAACTCGGACTGCCCGCTCCCTGCGCTGCATATGGATCCTACGAAGAATTGGTCAAAGACCCGTGCGTCGATGTCGTCTACGTCGCAACTCCCCACTCCCATCATTTTCAGAATGCCATGCTTGCCCTGGAGCATGGGAAACATGTCCTTTGTGAGAAAGCGTTCACGGTGAATGCGGCTCAGGCGAAGATCTTGGTGGAAACGGCAAGGAAGAAAGAGCTGTTTCTGATGGAAGCGGTGTGGACAAGGTATTTCCCACTTTGTGTGGAGATTAGGGAGCTGGTGAAGAGAGGGGAGATTGGGGAGGTGCTGAGAGTGATAGCGGATACGAGCGCAGGGAGTGATTTAGAGAAGGATTGGAGTCTGGATCATAGGATGGTTAACATAAATCTTGCAGGTGGTGCACTACTTGATC TGGGTATCTACTCATTAACCTGGGCTTTCCAGATTCTCTACCATACACTCCCACCGTCAGACCGCGCTGCTCCTTCTGCGATATCCTCTCAAATCACCAAGCACCCCGCTACCGGAGCCGATGAATCTACGTCTATTTTACTTGAGTTCCCCCGGTCCACACCATCAGGGAAACTCAAAAGCCATGCCGTTGCCATGACGAGCATCCGCGTGTCCATTGACCCAGATGAAGAAGGCACTGCAGGCCCGTCAGTCCGTATTCAAGGCACAAATGGTGAGATCCAAGTCTATGGCGATCCTTACCATCCCAAAAGATATAAGATTATACCACGAAAGATTGTAGGTCAGCTTGTGAAAGCTGTGAAACAGGTTGACGCTGTGTTCCCAGGGAATGGACGGGGAATGTACTGGGAAGCTGATGAAGTGGCTAGATGTCTGAGGGATGGAAAGCTGGAAAGCGAAACCATGCCTTTATCAGAGAGTTTGGTGATTATGGAGGTCATGGATGAGGTGCGGAGGCAGGGAGGGTTGGCGTACCCGGAAAAAATTGAGTCAACGCAGTATCCACTGCAACTTTGA
- a CDS encoding uncharacterized protein (SECRETED:SignalP(1-18)~EggNog:ENOG410PSNV) — protein MKVTLTVIFSFLFSAAMAASAQHKSVIITFPSETPDSVVQQAKDAIKANGGKITHEYNLIKYALPHLSLTI, from the exons ATGAAAGTGACACTCACTGTCATCTTTAGCTTTCTCTTCTCAGCTGCTATGGCCGCCTCCGCTCAACACAAGTCCGTCATCATCACGTTCCCTTCAGAAACGCCTGACTCGGTGGTTCAACAGGCAAAGGATGCGATCAAGGCAAAC GGTGGCAAAATTACCCATGAATACA ATTTGATCAAGTATGCATTACCCCATTTATCGCTCACCATATGA